One genomic segment of Drosophila melanogaster chromosome 3R includes these proteins:
- the plx gene encoding pollux, isoform A — protein MAELMHQMRDPAHTLGGSVGSIPQTLIGGGGGSHGNSNGALNGIHATPATNLKMSEAMRNAQHDTSPNPVSSKMKASKSYTHGLSSSSGTVNIPTSTSAQSNLSLLADISPNHTHFFEVMYVGKIRVSQKRVPNTFIDDALPKFKAYDAQRLRLLQNRKMSLSSEGGVGIEAKPSSSLKSHDLKEEDEEEQEQHKGHDDSQDSQAKPLVQLQLTGAEEGAAPRPLEDNKENKSPEKRPLLRGQSQIELGHKEHSDGSQPLAANSQLEAPNVIVNKQPTPPRDQGVGTGTASASAGPSQLHPNYAMDNIPKQRDRSASQGCIPPYVEQNRTMVFLVGRCDLRLISPDRKQVLLYKDFKDVASCVHGQKSLDHFGIICRELNNDGYIGYVFKCQSEHVCDDIVAAIAQAFDTCAEQKKKQDTQIFSCEHCPMLWYHKLCTDVEGLSEKKTQALILRRIETLSDDEQEIVWAKFCGSEKTNSPVAEQNQFLMMLLRAHCESRQQRHVHDTAENRSEFLNQYLGGSTIFMKAKRSLTNSFDNLLKRKPSKDDIAVPSHNLRDIREGSAEPLGTQSPPEGFRSRSNTVGASPSSKPTAEQLKSPMMDIFIKVGNSPKEAETHQGSWRQAILNSVVTPSKGLDSEVPTEFLSPMRKPAKRGKRDAAELRELWRTAIRQTIMLNRMETENAMLQARQNENELKRIKLDYEEIVPCDKQLIERWEQIIERNSTQIGNKKDPKVLGHAIRTGVPRSKRGDVWTFLAEQHSMNTAPVDTKRFPNFNTPYHMLLKHLTEHQHAIFIDLGRTFPNHQFYKDPLGLGQLSLFNLLKAYSILDPELGYCQGLGFICGVLLLHCDEANSFQLLKHLMFRRNMRTKYLPDMKKFQLQLYQLSRLVKDHLPDLYVWLDQNDVSPTLYAAPWILTVFSSQFPLGFVARVFDLLFLESSDVIFKFAIALLSVHKQQLLAKDNFEEIMDYLKTVVPKMEHTCMEQIMKLVFSMDIGKQLAEYKVEYNVLQEEITTTNHHLEMLNREKTQNQHLEQQLQFAQSSIAQLETTRSSQQAQITTLQSQVQSLELTIQTLGRYVGQLVEHNPDLELPNEVRRMLQQLDDLDRQRRKPIFTERKIGKSVSVNSHLGFPLKVLEELTERDELGSPQKQKKEKTPFFEQLRQQQQQHRLNGGGQSSNVGESGSPTPPSRPNRLLDNASARTVMQVKLDELKLPEHVDKFVANIKSPLEVDSGVGTPLSPPSTASNSSGGSIFSRMGYRTTPPALSPLAQRQSYGVAITTAPCPQHMEEVAPATTMAVMPQEDVEEPQPMHPLSMVGGDVNVRFKGTTQLKSIRPVHHMRAIPLGGVQHPSSTEPAVRVAPVPVELAPPAATATTGRS, from the exons ATGGCCGAATTGATGCACCAGATGCGAGATCCCGCCCACACGCTGGGAGGTTCCGTGGGCAGCATTCCGCAGACGCTGATCGGTGGCGGAGGAGGCAGCCACGGAAACTCCAATGGAGCGCTGAACGGAATCCACGCCACGCCCGCCACGAATCTGAAGATGAGCGAGGCAATGCGCAACGCTCAGCACGACACCAGCCCCAATCCAGTCAGCTCTAAGATGAAGGCCTCCAAATCGTACACCCATGGCCTGAGTAGCTCCTCGGGCACGGTGAACATTCCCACGTCCACGTCGGCCCAGAGCAATCTCTCCCTGCTAGCGGACATCTCGCCGAACCACACGCACTTCTTCGAGGTGATGTACGTGGGCAAGATCCGGGTGTCCCAGAAGCGGGTGCCCAACACCTTCATAGACGACGCCCTGCCCAAGTTCAAGGCGTACGATGCCCAGCGCCTGAGACTTCTCCAGAATCGCAAGATGTCTCTCAGCAGTGAGGGTGGTGTGGGCATTGAAGCGAAACCCAGCAGCTCCCTCAAGAGTCACGATTTgaaggaggaggacgaggaggagcaggagcagcacaaGGGGCATGACGATTCACAGGATTCACAGGCCAAGCCCTTGGTGCAACTACAGCTGACGGGCGCCGAGGAAGGAGCTGCCCCGCGACCCCTGGAGGACAACAAGGAGAACAAGTCCCCGGAGAAACGGCCCCTGCTGCGAGGTCAGAGTCAAATCGAACTGGGCCATAAGGAGCA CTCCGACGGCTCCCAGCCATTAGCAGCCAATAGCCAACTGGAGGCGCCCAACGTCATTGTAAACAAGCAGCCCACGCCGCCCAGGGATCAGGGTGTGGGCACTGGGACCGCTTCCGCTTCTGCGGGTCCCAGTCAACTGCATCCCAATTATGCGATGGATAA catacCCAAGCAGAGGGATCGCTCCGCCTCGCAAGGCTGCATTCCGCCGTATGTGGAGCAGAACCGGACGATGGTGTTCCTAGTGGGACGATGCGATCTCCGACTCATCTCGCCCGATCGCAAGCAGGTTCTGCTCTACAAGGACTTCAAGGACGTGGCCAGCTGTGTGCACGGCCAGAAGTCGCTGGATCACTTTGGTATTATCTGCAGGGAGCTGAACAACGATGGCTACATTGGCTACGTGTTCAAGTGCCAGTCGGAACATGTGTGTGATGACATAGTGGCCGCCATTGCTCAGGCCTTCGACACCTGCGcggagcagaagaagaagcaggATACCCAAATCTTTAGCTGCGAGCACTGCCCGATGCTTTGGTACCACAAACTGTGCACTGACGTCGAGGGCCTTTCCGAGAAGAAGACCCAGGCCCTGATCCTGCGCCGAATCGAGACTCTAAGCGACGACGAGCAGGAGATTGTCTGGGCCAAGTTCTGTGGCTCTGAGAAGACCAACTCTCCGGTGGCCGAGCAAAATCAGTTTCTGATGATGCTGCTCAGGGCGCACTGCGAGTCCAGACAGCAGAGACATGTCCACGACACCGCAGAGAACCGGTCGGAGTTCCTTAACCAATATCTCGGTGGCAGCACCATATTCATGAAGGCCAAGCGCTCGCTTACCAACTCCTTTGATAATCTCCTCAAGCGTAAGCCCTCCAAGGATGACATTGCTGTGCCGTCGCACAACTTGAGGGACATCAGGGAGGGATCTGCCGAGCCGCTGGGCACCCAGTCACCTCCCGAGGGCTTCCGATCGCGATCGAACACGGTGGGAGCTAGTCCCAGCAGCAAGCCCACAGCTGAGCAACTGAAGAGTCCCATGATGGATAT ATTCATCAAGGTGGGCAATAGTCCCAAAGAGGCGGAAACACATCAGGGCTCCTGGCGTCAGGCCATACTTAATAGTGTAGTGACACCATCCAAGGGTCTGGATAGTGAGGTTCCCACCGAGTTTCTGTCGCCCATGCGAAAGC CTGCCAAGCGTGGTAAGCGGGATGCGGCGGAGCTGAGGGAACTGTGGCGCACTGCCATTAGGCAGACTATAATGCTGAACCGCATGGAGACGGAGAACGCCATGTTGCAGGCACGGCAGAATGAGAACGAGCTAAAGCGCATTAAACTGGACTACGAGGAGATTGTACCCTGCGACAAGCAGCTAATCGAGCGATGGGAGCAGATCATTGAGCGCAACTCCACACAGATAGGCAACAAGAAGGATCCCAAAGTCCTGGGCCACGCCATTCGCACCGGAGTACCGCGATCGAAGCGCGGCGATGTCTGGACCTTCCTGGCTGAGCAGCATTCCATGAACACGGCACCGGTGGACACAAAGCGATTCCCCAACTTCAATACACCGTATCACATGCTGCTGAAACACCTTACTGAGCATCAGCATGCGATTTTCATTGATCTGGGCAGGACTTTTCCTAATCACCAGTTCTACAAGGATCCGCTTGGTCTCGGCCAGTTGTCGCTGTTTAACCTGCTGAAGGCGTACTCCATTCTAGATCCGGAATTAGGGTACTGCCAGGGTCTGGGCTTCATCTGCGGCGTCTTACTCCTGCAT TGCGATGAAGCCAATTCATTTCAACTGCTGAAGCACCTAATGTTTCGCCGTAATATGCGCACGAAATACCTGCCGGACATGAAAAAGTTTCAACTGCAGCTGTATCAGCTCTCCCGATTGGTCAAGGATCATCTGCCAGATCTCTACGTGTGGCTCGATCAGAACGATGTCTCGCCCACTTTGTATGCGGCTCCATGGATCCTCACCGTCTTTAGCTCACAGTTTCCGCTGGGATTCGTGGCCCGCGTCTTTGATCTGCTCTTCCTGGAATCCTCCGATGTAATCTTTAAGTTTGCCATTGCCTTGCTCTCCGTGCACAAGCAGCAACTACTGGCCAAGGATAACTTCGAAGAGATTATGGACTATCTGAAGACCGTGGTGCCAAAGATGGAGCACACGTGCATGGAGCAAATTATGAAGCTGGTCTTTAGCATGGACATTGGAAAGCAGCTTGCCGAATACAAAGTGGAGTACAATGTGCTTCAGGAGGAGATTACCACCACTAACCATCACCTAGAAATGCTTAACCGGGAGAAGACGCAGAACCAGCATCTAGAGCAGCAGTTGCAG tttgcTCAATCTTCGATTGCTCAGCTGGAGACGACTCGTTCCTCACAGCAAGCTCAGATAACCACGCTGCAATCGCAGGTCCAGTCTCTGGAGCTAACCATCCAAACGCTGGGTCGCTACGTTGGCCAACTGGTGGAACACAATCCCGACCTGGAACTACCAAACGAGGTGCGGCGCATGCTCCAGCAGCTGGACGACTTGGACCGTCAGCGTCGGAAGCCCATATTCACCGAACGCAAGATCGGCAAATCCGTTTCCGTCAACAGTCACTTGGGGTTTCCTCTCAAGGTGCTCGAAGAGCTGACCGAAAGAGACGAACTTGGTTCGCCACAAAAGCAGAAGAAGGAGAAGACACCTTTTTTTGAGCAGTtgcgtcagcagcagcaacagcatcgccTCAACGGCGGCGGCCAGTCATCTAATGTCGGTGAGTCAGGGTCCCCGACTCCACCTTCGCGACCCAATCGCCTGCTGGACAATGCCAGCGCTCGGACCGTCATGCAAGTGAAACTGGATGAGCTGAAGCTGCCGGAGCACGTGGATAAGTTCGTAGCAAATATCAAAAGTCCCTTGGAGGTAGATTCTGGCGTAGGCACGCCCCTCAGCCCGCCCAGCACAGCGAGTAACAGCAGCGGAGGAAGCATATTCAGCCGCATGGGCTATCGGACAACGCCCCCAGCCCTTTCCCCGCTGGCCCAGCGACAAAGTTATGGCGTGGCAATTACCACAGCACCATGCCCGCAGCACATGGAGGAGGTGGCGCCCGCAACGACAATGGCTGTAATGCCTCAGGAGGATGTCGAGGAGCCGCAGCCCATGCATCCGCTCAGCATGGTCGGGGGCGATGTTAACGTACGCTTCAAGGGCACCACGCAGCTCAAATCCATACGTCCGGTGCACCACATGCGTGCGATCCCGCTGGGTGGAGTACAGCATCCATCCAGCACGGAGCCCGCGGTGCGAGTGGCTCCCGTGCCCGTGGAGCTGGCCCCACCGGCGGCCACTGCGACCACCGGTCGCAGCTAA